The Pseudoxanthobacter soli DSM 19599 genome contains a region encoding:
- a CDS encoding SulP family inorganic anion transporter, which produces MTISSRYAREWLSNIRGDVLAGIVVALALIPEAIGFSAIAGVDPKVGLFASFAIACVSAIVGGRPGMISAATAATAVVMVSLVRDHGLPYLFAATILMGLIQIVAGALRIGRVMRFVSRSVIIGFVNALAILIFLAQLPELIGVPLPTYPMIAAGLAIIYLLPFVTRAVPSPLVAIAALTLFSWWSGIELRTVGDLGELPSSLPIFALPQVPLTLETLQIILPYSLTLAAVGLLESLLTAQIVDDMTDTLSNKSQECVGQGAGNIASALIGGMGGCAMIGQSVINVTSGGRGRLSTFVAGAFLLVLILLLDDFVRIIPMAALVAVMIMVSIGTFSWRSILDLRTNPRSSSVVMLATVITVVATHNLAVGVLVGVLLSGVFFAGKVARLVHVAATVDAAGERVTYTVSGQIFFASAEVFLRGLDLDRPFRAVVIDVSRAHFWDITAIGALDKAVLKLRKAGADVEVRGLNEASATMVDRFARHDKDLPETTAPH; this is translated from the coding sequence ATGACCATTTCCTCCCGCTACGCCCGCGAGTGGCTGTCCAATATCCGTGGCGATGTGCTGGCCGGCATCGTCGTCGCCCTCGCCCTCATCCCCGAAGCCATCGGGTTCTCGGCGATTGCCGGCGTCGATCCCAAGGTCGGTCTGTTCGCCTCCTTCGCCATCGCCTGCGTCTCCGCCATCGTCGGCGGCCGGCCGGGCATGATCTCCGCCGCGACCGCCGCGACCGCGGTCGTGATGGTCAGCCTCGTGCGTGATCACGGCCTGCCATATCTGTTCGCCGCAACCATCCTGATGGGCCTCATCCAGATCGTCGCGGGAGCGCTCCGGATCGGGCGCGTGATGCGGTTCGTCTCGCGCTCCGTCATCATCGGCTTCGTCAATGCGCTCGCCATCCTGATCTTCCTCGCGCAGCTGCCCGAACTGATCGGCGTGCCGCTCCCGACCTATCCGATGATCGCCGCGGGTCTTGCGATCATCTATCTCCTGCCGTTCGTCACCAGGGCGGTTCCCTCGCCTCTCGTCGCGATCGCCGCACTCACCCTGTTCTCGTGGTGGAGCGGAATCGAGCTGCGCACGGTCGGCGATCTCGGCGAACTGCCGTCCAGCCTGCCGATTTTCGCCCTGCCGCAGGTGCCGCTGACGCTGGAGACGCTGCAGATCATCCTGCCCTACTCGCTGACGCTGGCGGCGGTCGGCCTGCTCGAGTCGCTTCTGACCGCGCAGATCGTCGACGACATGACCGACACCCTGAGCAACAAGAGCCAGGAATGCGTTGGCCAGGGTGCGGGCAACATCGCGTCCGCGCTGATCGGCGGCATGGGCGGCTGCGCCATGATCGGGCAGTCCGTCATCAACGTCACCTCCGGCGGGCGCGGGCGGCTGTCGACGTTCGTCGCCGGTGCCTTTCTGCTGGTGCTGATCCTGCTGCTCGACGATTTCGTGCGCATCATTCCCATGGCGGCGCTGGTCGCGGTGATGATCATGGTTTCGATCGGCACGTTCTCGTGGCGCTCGATCCTCGATCTGCGCACCAATCCGCGCTCGTCGTCCGTCGTGATGCTGGCGACCGTGATCACGGTGGTGGCGACCCACAATCTCGCCGTCGGCGTGCTGGTGGGGGTGCTGCTCTCCGGCGTGTTCTTCGCGGGCAAGGTGGCCCGCCTCGTCCACGTGGCGGCGACCGTCGACGCGGCGGGCGAGCGTGTGACCTACACCGTATCCGGCCAGATCTTCTTCGCGTCCGCCGAGGTTTTCCTGCGCGGCCTCGATCTCGACCGGCCGTTTCGGGCGGTGGTGATCGATGTGAGCCGCGCGCATTTCTGGGACATCACGGCGATCGGCGCGCTGGACAAGGCGGTGCTGAAACTGCGCAAGGCCGGCGCGGATGTGGAGGTGCGCGGTCTCAACGAAGCGAGCGCGACCATGGTCGACCGCTTTGCCCGCCACGACAAGGATTTGCCGGAGACGACCGCGCCCCATTGA
- the msrA gene encoding peptide-methionine (S)-S-oxide reductase MsrA, with product MSLASNRFSVSSLSDMLLKKLSLPRAADALPGRDEAIAPPETHLVNGRSVAGPYPDGIETVYLGLGCFWGAERLFWQLPGVWVTAVGYAGGTTQNPTYHEVCSGLTGHTEAVLVAFDPKLVSFERILATFFEAHDPTQGMRQGNDIGTQYRSAIYTTTPEQAAVAEQAVAAYGKALAARGLGPVTTEVAPAGPFYFAEDYHQQYLAKNPNGYCGLKGTGVSCPLPGTANAGA from the coding sequence ATGTCTCTCGCCAGCAACCGTTTCTCGGTCTCGTCTCTCTCCGACATGCTGCTGAAGAAGCTCTCGCTGCCCCGCGCGGCCGACGCGCTGCCGGGGCGTGACGAGGCGATCGCCCCGCCCGAAACTCACCTCGTCAATGGCCGCTCCGTAGCCGGCCCCTACCCGGACGGGATCGAGACCGTCTATCTCGGGCTCGGCTGCTTCTGGGGGGCCGAGCGGCTGTTCTGGCAGTTGCCGGGCGTGTGGGTGACGGCGGTCGGCTATGCCGGCGGCACGACGCAGAACCCGACCTATCACGAGGTCTGCAGCGGCCTCACCGGCCACACCGAGGCGGTGCTGGTGGCGTTCGATCCGAAGCTGGTGTCGTTCGAGCGGATTCTCGCCACGTTCTTCGAGGCCCACGACCCGACCCAGGGCATGCGCCAGGGCAACGACATCGGAACGCAATATCGCTCTGCGATCTATACGACCACGCCTGAGCAGGCGGCGGTTGCCGAGCAGGCCGTCGCCGCCTACGGCAAGGCTCTTGCCGCTCGCGGGCTCGGTCCCGTCACCACCGAAGTCGCGCCGGCAGGGCCGTTCTATTTCGCCGAGGATTATCACCAGCAATATCTCGCCAAGAATCCGAACGGCTATTGTGGGCTGAAAGGCACGGGCGTCTCCTGTCCGCTGCCGGGCACCGCGAACGCCGGGGCCTGA
- a CDS encoding cysteine rich repeat-containing protein, whose protein sequence is MRLPVVAITLMSAVLLATPSLAQQQNDLIKYCKADIERLCPGVPPGEGRLMACLKANAKAMSVGCAQALQKMKANAGK, encoded by the coding sequence ATGCGTCTTCCCGTCGTTGCGATCACCCTGATGTCTGCGGTGCTTCTGGCCACGCCGTCGCTGGCGCAGCAGCAGAACGATCTGATCAAGTATTGCAAGGCCGACATCGAGCGGCTTTGCCCCGGCGTGCCGCCCGGCGAGGGCCGCCTGATGGCCTGCCTCAAGGCGAATGCCAAGGCCATGAGCGTCGGCTGCGCCCAGGCCCTGCAGAAGATGAAGGCGAACGCCGGGAAATGA
- a CDS encoding sensor histidine kinase, protein MPQDHGQDRHPERSPDRAERGRPSPEALLAAAHKEGRGRLKIFLGAAPGVGKTYEMLQSGRARLAAGVDVVIGVVETHGRTETARLVEGLEIVPRRREAYKGRVLEEMDLDALLARRPALALVDELAHTNGPGSRHPKRYMDVEDLLAAGIDVYTTLNIQHVESLNDVVAQITRVRVHETVPDHVLEAADDIEVVDLAPGDLIGRLNEGKIYMPGTAERAVANFFTVGNLTALRELALRRTAERVDDQLLTHMQAHAIDGPWAAGERVMVCVSEDPRSAALVRYAKRLADRLRAPWTALYVEGRRSHALDEAARDRIADALRLAEHLGGEAETLPAGDRRIADDVLAAARSRNVTHIIIGKSNRSRWFEILHGSVVHELVRGAGQISVHVIAGEAISGPPAPAPARTRPRPAERPGFPYVVAVAAIAAALVAGRLSQSLVGIENIDLMFLTAIIAVAVRFGLMPALFATVLGSLAYNFFFLPPLYTLTIADPTNILTFAIFTALTLVVSNLAGRARAQAVAARSRARTTEALYSFSRKLAAVGTLDDLLWATAYQIASMLKVRVVVLLSDESGFSVRVGYPPEDMLDPADIAAAKWAFEHDSPAGRDSDTLPGGKWLFLPLRTGRGALGVVGLDRDKPGPLLTGEQRRLTEALIDQAALAIERIRLVADIEAARRAAEADRLRQALLSSISHDLRTPLASVLGAAGTLADFTAVLTDDQRTELVSTIQEEAERLNRFIVNLLDMTRLEAGAVVPRLALNDPGEIVGAVAARAAKLPGGHKIDVSLAPGLPMVEVDPVLMEQALFNLIDNAAKFAPEGSPIAVQGAVDGRDLVLQVIDCGPGIPDAHLEQVFSKFYRLEKSDRVRAGTGLGLSICRGFIEAMGGSVSAANRRDREGAVFTIRLPVPATPRRLDTERRG, encoded by the coding sequence CAAGACCTACGAGATGCTGCAATCCGGCCGTGCCCGGCTCGCCGCCGGTGTGGACGTCGTGATCGGCGTGGTGGAGACCCACGGCCGCACCGAGACCGCCCGCCTCGTGGAAGGGCTCGAGATCGTTCCGCGCCGCCGCGAGGCCTACAAGGGCCGCGTCCTCGAGGAGATGGACCTCGACGCCCTCCTTGCCCGACGGCCGGCGCTCGCCTTGGTCGACGAGCTTGCCCACACCAACGGCCCCGGCAGCCGGCATCCAAAGCGCTACATGGATGTGGAGGACCTGCTCGCAGCCGGCATCGACGTCTACACCACGCTCAACATCCAGCACGTCGAGAGCCTGAACGACGTGGTGGCGCAGATCACCCGGGTGCGCGTGCATGAAACCGTGCCCGACCACGTGCTGGAGGCCGCGGATGACATCGAGGTGGTCGACCTGGCGCCCGGCGATCTGATCGGCCGGCTCAACGAGGGCAAGATCTACATGCCCGGCACGGCCGAGCGGGCGGTTGCGAACTTCTTTACCGTCGGCAACCTGACGGCCCTGCGCGAGCTCGCCCTGCGCCGTACCGCCGAGCGCGTCGACGACCAGCTCCTGACCCACATGCAGGCCCATGCCATCGACGGGCCGTGGGCCGCAGGCGAACGCGTCATGGTCTGCGTCAGCGAAGACCCGCGCAGCGCCGCGCTGGTGCGCTATGCCAAGCGCCTCGCCGACCGCCTCCGGGCGCCGTGGACCGCGCTCTATGTGGAAGGCCGCCGCAGCCATGCCCTGGACGAGGCGGCCCGCGACCGCATCGCCGATGCCCTGCGCCTCGCCGAGCACCTCGGTGGCGAAGCCGAGACCCTTCCGGCCGGTGACCGGCGCATCGCCGACGACGTGCTTGCCGCCGCGCGCAGCCGCAACGTCACCCACATCATCATCGGCAAGTCGAACCGCTCGCGATGGTTCGAAATCCTGCACGGCTCGGTGGTTCATGAACTGGTGCGCGGGGCCGGCCAGATCAGCGTGCACGTCATCGCCGGGGAGGCGATCAGCGGGCCACCGGCACCGGCACCGGCACGGACCCGCCCCCGGCCCGCCGAGCGGCCGGGCTTTCCCTATGTCGTGGCCGTCGCGGCCATCGCGGCGGCGCTCGTGGCCGGCCGGCTGTCGCAGAGCCTCGTCGGCATCGAGAACATCGACCTGATGTTCCTGACCGCGATCATCGCCGTCGCGGTGCGCTTCGGGCTGATGCCGGCCCTGTTCGCGACCGTGCTCGGCTCGCTCGCCTACAATTTCTTCTTCCTGCCGCCGCTCTACACGCTGACGATCGCGGATCCGACCAACATCCTCACCTTCGCGATCTTCACCGCGCTGACCCTCGTCGTCTCGAACCTGGCCGGGCGCGCCCGGGCCCAGGCCGTCGCCGCGCGAAGCCGCGCCCGCACCACCGAGGCGCTCTATTCGTTCTCCCGCAAGCTCGCCGCCGTCGGAACCCTGGACGACCTGCTGTGGGCCACGGCCTACCAGATCGCCTCGATGCTCAAGGTGCGCGTGGTGGTGCTTCTTTCCGACGAAAGCGGCTTCTCGGTGCGCGTCGGCTACCCGCCGGAGGACATGCTGGACCCGGCCGACATCGCCGCAGCGAAGTGGGCCTTCGAGCACGACAGCCCGGCCGGACGCGATTCCGACACGCTGCCGGGGGGCAAGTGGCTGTTCCTGCCGCTTCGCACCGGCCGCGGCGCCCTCGGCGTCGTCGGGCTCGATCGCGACAAGCCGGGACCGCTGCTGACCGGAGAGCAGCGCCGGCTCACCGAAGCGCTGATCGACCAGGCCGCCCTCGCCATCGAACGCATCCGCCTCGTCGCCGACATCGAGGCCGCCCGCCGCGCCGCGGAAGCCGATAGATTGCGACAGGCGCTGCTCAGCTCGATCTCGCACGATCTGAGAACCCCGCTCGCCTCGGTGCTGGGTGCCGCCGGCACGCTCGCGGACTTCACCGCCGTGCTGACGGACGACCAGCGCACGGAACTCGTCTCCACCATCCAGGAAGAAGCCGAGCGGCTGAACCGCTTCATCGTCAATCTGCTGGACATGACGCGGCTCGAAGCCGGCGCCGTCGTGCCACGGCTCGCCCTGAACGACCCGGGCGAGATCGTCGGTGCCGTGGCGGCACGCGCGGCGAAACTGCCGGGTGGGCACAAGATCGACGTCTCGCTCGCGCCGGGGCTGCCGATGGTCGAGGTGGACCCCGTGCTGATGGAGCAGGCGCTGTTCAACCTGATCGACAATGCCGCCAAGTTCGCGCCGGAAGGCTCGCCGATCGCGGTGCAGGGTGCGGTCGACGGCCGAGACCTCGTTCTCCAGGTGATCGATTGCGGCCCGGGCATCCCCGACGCGCATCTGGAACAGGTGTTCAGCAAGTTCTACCGGCTGGAGAAGTCGGACCGTGTTCGTGCCGGCACCGGCCTCGGGCTTTCGATCTGCCGGGGCTTCATCGAGGCCATGGGCGGATCGGTATCGGCGGCGAACCGCCGCGACCGGGAGGGCGCGGTGTTCACCATCCGCCTGCCGGTGCCCGCCACACCCCGCCGGCTCGACACGGAAAGGCGAGGCTGA
- a CDS encoding ArsR/SmtB family transcription factor → MSFAAEAASEFLKSLANRHRLLILCRLVEGECSVGQLADFLDLRDSTVSQHLALLRKDGLVRGRRDGQTIWYSVASEPARRVLEVLYDVYCAAPPVQDPTPEAGGAATPETASSGPA, encoded by the coding sequence ATGAGCTTTGCCGCAGAGGCGGCGAGCGAGTTCCTGAAGTCGCTCGCCAACCGGCACCGGCTGCTCATCCTCTGCCGCCTCGTGGAAGGGGAGTGTTCAGTCGGTCAGCTCGCGGATTTCCTCGACCTGCGCGATTCCACCGTTTCCCAGCATCTCGCGCTGTTGCGCAAGGATGGCCTGGTGCGCGGCCGGCGCGACGGCCAGACGATCTGGTATTCGGTCGCGAGCGAGCCGGCGCGGCGGGTGCTGGAGGTGCTCTACGACGTCTACTGCGCCGCGCCGCCGGTGCAGGACCCCACGCCCGAGGCCGGCGGGGCGGCGACACCGGAGACCGCGTCCTCCGGCCCGGCCTGA
- a CDS encoding CHAD domain-containing protein: protein MASRLKRREPVVAGFIRLLRRELKAVDAALRDEKETAEERTHIARRRLKKARSLVAALAPAIGRRMADRERRRLRDAARLLSQSRDADVAVKTVRDLIVYGGDEAAAPLERLLAVLEARAAEARSLSSPLEPASEEVRRALEIIETLDAKSGGDEKGKKDLGEKRLRKALGTAYDAGRETMAVAMETSETEAFHEWRKAVKHRAHLTGFAAQRLAAASQPVITALDRLGDILGDANDLSVVEEIVAGEPEIVGTPSEAATVIGVITRRREELRAQAFVLGEALFGQGPRRFRRGLHAPADDTPATREEESPAPPATAGIGLAASIVRPLPMVSEE, encoded by the coding sequence ATGGCGTCGCGGTTGAAGCGTCGGGAACCGGTGGTCGCAGGATTCATCCGGCTTCTCAGGCGCGAACTGAAGGCGGTCGACGCGGCCCTCCGCGACGAGAAGGAAACGGCCGAGGAGCGAACCCACATCGCCCGGCGGCGGTTGAAGAAGGCCCGCAGTCTCGTGGCGGCGCTGGCGCCCGCGATCGGACGGCGCATGGCGGACCGCGAACGCCGCAGGCTTCGTGACGCCGCCCGCCTGCTGTCGCAAAGCCGGGACGCCGACGTGGCGGTCAAGACGGTGCGTGACCTCATCGTCTATGGCGGGGACGAAGCGGCCGCGCCGCTCGAGCGGCTGCTCGCCGTGCTGGAGGCACGCGCCGCGGAAGCCCGGTCCCTGTCCTCCCCGCTTGAGCCGGCAAGCGAAGAGGTCCGCCGCGCGCTTGAGATCATCGAAACGCTGGATGCAAAGTCGGGCGGCGATGAGAAGGGGAAAAAGGACCTCGGCGAAAAGCGTCTGCGTAAGGCTCTCGGCACCGCATACGATGCCGGCCGCGAGACCATGGCCGTCGCCATGGAGACCTCGGAAACCGAGGCCTTCCACGAATGGCGCAAGGCGGTGAAACACCGCGCGCACCTTACCGGTTTCGCTGCCCAGCGGCTCGCCGCCGCCTCTCAGCCGGTGATCACGGCGCTCGATCGGCTCGGAGACATCCTGGGAGACGCCAACGACCTCTCCGTCGTCGAGGAGATCGTCGCCGGGGAGCCGGAGATCGTGGGAACGCCCAGCGAAGCGGCGACCGTCATCGGCGTGATCACCCGTCGCCGCGAGGAACTGCGCGCCCAGGCCTTCGTCCTCGGTGAGGCCTTGTTCGGCCAGGGTCCGCGGCGCTTCCGCCGCGGCCTGCACGCGCCCGCCGACGACACGCCCGCCACCCGGGAGGAAGAAAGCCCGGCACCGCCGGCGACCGCCGGAATCGGCCTCGCCGCCAGCATCGTGCGGCCGCTGCCGATGGTGTCGGAGGAATAG
- a CDS encoding cupin domain-containing protein codes for MEDLSRRTLLAIGAVGGVAMAAGAAEAASFGNPDEPAEGAINANPAALSDPGPHNSALEAQLPTLQSPPPTDVGDMPMMWSSFNIMPRRIQAGGWARQITAADFPASKAVSAVDMRLGPGGIRELHWHLAAEWGLMTKGRCRVTALDQYGHATVQDVGAGDLWYFPSGCPHSLQGLGPEGCEFLIVFDDAYQSEFNTLLVTDWIAHTPPEILSQNFGVPADTFKNIPLHDLWIFQGKEPGPLAADQAAVASAGAPAEPFTFSLTATKPVKQNEWGSIQLADSRTFKLSKTIAAAIETIKPGAMRQMHWHPNADEWQYWIKGRGRMTVFNAGPRAQTFDFGPGDVGVAPKSQGHYIQNTGDEDVQVLVIFKAPEYQEVDLSDWLTHTPPELVAQHLNIDPAVLARFPRGQLGIKPAG; via the coding sequence ATGGAAGATCTGTCCCGTCGTACCTTGCTCGCGATCGGAGCCGTTGGCGGCGTCGCCATGGCGGCCGGCGCGGCCGAGGCGGCCTCGTTCGGCAATCCGGACGAGCCGGCGGAGGGCGCAATCAATGCCAACCCGGCCGCCCTTTCCGATCCAGGCCCGCATAACTCCGCGCTTGAGGCACAGCTTCCGACGCTGCAGAGCCCCCCGCCCACCGACGTCGGCGACATGCCGATGATGTGGTCGTCGTTCAACATCATGCCGCGGCGCATTCAGGCCGGCGGCTGGGCCCGCCAGATCACCGCCGCCGACTTCCCGGCTTCCAAGGCGGTTTCCGCCGTCGACATGCGCCTCGGCCCGGGCGGCATCCGCGAACTGCACTGGCACCTCGCGGCCGAATGGGGCCTGATGACCAAAGGGCGCTGCCGCGTGACGGCGCTCGACCAGTACGGTCACGCCACGGTCCAGGATGTCGGCGCGGGTGACCTTTGGTACTTCCCCTCGGGTTGTCCGCATTCGCTCCAGGGCCTCGGCCCGGAGGGCTGCGAATTCCTGATCGTGTTCGACGACGCCTACCAGTCGGAATTCAACACCCTGCTCGTCACCGACTGGATCGCCCACACGCCGCCGGAGATCCTGAGCCAGAATTTCGGCGTTCCGGCGGATACGTTCAAGAACATCCCGCTGCACGATCTCTGGATCTTCCAGGGCAAGGAACCCGGCCCGCTCGCGGCCGACCAGGCGGCGGTTGCCTCGGCGGGCGCACCCGCCGAACCGTTCACGTTCTCGCTCACGGCCACCAAGCCGGTGAAACAGAACGAGTGGGGCTCGATCCAGCTCGCCGACAGCCGGACCTTCAAGCTGTCGAAGACCATCGCCGCCGCCATCGAGACGATCAAGCCCGGCGCGATGCGGCAGATGCACTGGCATCCGAACGCCGACGAATGGCAGTACTGGATCAAGGGGCGGGGCCGGATGACGGTCTTCAATGCCGGCCCGCGGGCGCAGACCTTCGATTTCGGCCCCGGCGACGTCGGCGTCGCACCAAAAAGCCAGGGCCACTACATCCAGAATACCGGCGACGAGGATGTCCAGGTGCTGGTGATCTTCAAGGCGCCGGAATATCAGGAGGTCGACCTGTCCGACTGGCTGACCCACACGCCGCCGGAGCTCGTCGCGCAGCACCTCAACATCGATCCGGCGGTTCTCGCCCGCTTCCCGCGCGGCCAGCTCGGCATAAAGCCGGCGGGGTGA
- a CDS encoding EamA family transporter: MPVSVMVLVLCGALLHATWNTLVKSGADTEIATALVAVGSAAMAALALPFVAPPDPASWPFLATSVVAQTLYFLLVAAAYRAGDMSLAYPLMRGTAPLLVALASGPLIGERLAPATWAGVVLICAGVLGMVAGRVRSSGNSRAAIGFAFANAAMIATYTLIDGHGVRISGSPAGYTLWIFMLTALPMVVWVGLRRGRALAHALRAQPKITFIGGFCNLGSYGVALWAMAHGPIAVVSALRETSILFATAISALVLHERVGPARYAATGLILAGVVVMRLL, from the coding sequence ATGCCTGTCAGCGTGATGGTCCTCGTTCTGTGCGGTGCGTTGCTCCACGCCACATGGAACACGCTGGTGAAATCCGGCGCCGACACGGAGATCGCGACCGCGCTGGTCGCGGTCGGCTCCGCGGCCATGGCGGCGCTGGCGCTGCCGTTCGTCGCGCCGCCCGATCCGGCGAGCTGGCCCTTCCTCGCGACCTCCGTGGTCGCCCAGACGCTCTACTTCCTGCTCGTCGCTGCCGCCTATCGGGCAGGCGACATGAGCCTCGCCTATCCGCTGATGCGCGGCACCGCGCCGCTGCTGGTGGCGCTCGCGAGCGGCCCCCTGATCGGCGAGCGGCTCGCGCCCGCCACGTGGGCCGGCGTGGTGCTGATCTGCGCAGGCGTGCTCGGCATGGTCGCGGGTCGTGTCCGATCCTCCGGCAACTCGCGCGCGGCGATCGGCTTCGCCTTCGCGAATGCCGCCATGATCGCGACCTACACCCTGATCGACGGCCATGGCGTGCGGATTTCCGGCAGCCCGGCCGGCTATACCCTGTGGATCTTCATGCTGACGGCCCTGCCGATGGTCGTCTGGGTCGGGCTCCGGCGTGGGCGGGCGCTGGCCCATGCCCTGCGCGCCCAGCCTAAGATCACTTTCATCGGCGGCTTCTGTAATCTCGGCTCCTACGGCGTGGCGCTCTGGGCGATGGCGCACGGCCCGATCGCGGTCGTCTCGGCGCTGCGGGAAACCTCGATCCTGTTCGCCACCGCGATCAGCGCGCTCGTGCTGCACGAGCGGGTCGGGCCGGCGCGCTATGCCGCAACGGGGCTGATCCTCGCCGGCGTGGTGGTGATGCGGCTATTGTGA
- a CDS encoding response regulator transcription factor: protein MSANPIRILVVDDEPPIRRLLRVGLGTQGYTVVEAPDGRSALESAKAEPPDLVLLDLGLPDISGHDLLKRWREEAATFPILILSSRSDEAGIVGALDDGADDYVTKPFGMNELVARIRAALRHRLQAAGEKPLFRTGELSVDLVRRIVRVKGEEVKLSPKEYDILRLLVQHAGKVLTHTYLMREVWGAAYDVQYLRVYVRQIRQKIEEIPEQPVYLRTETGVGYRLREPD from the coding sequence ATGTCCGCGAACCCGATCCGCATCCTGGTGGTGGACGACGAGCCGCCGATCCGGCGCCTGCTGCGGGTCGGGCTGGGAACCCAGGGCTATACCGTCGTCGAAGCGCCCGACGGCCGAAGTGCGCTCGAAAGCGCGAAGGCCGAGCCGCCCGATCTGGTGCTACTCGATCTCGGTCTGCCCGACATCTCCGGCCACGACCTCCTGAAGCGCTGGCGGGAAGAGGCCGCGACATTCCCGATCTTGATCCTGTCGAGCCGCAGCGACGAAGCCGGCATCGTCGGCGCGCTCGATGACGGCGCGGACGACTATGTGACAAAGCCGTTCGGCATGAACGAGCTGGTCGCCCGTATCCGCGCCGCCCTGCGCCACCGGCTGCAGGCCGCCGGCGAGAAGCCGCTGTTCCGGACTGGCGAGCTTTCCGTCGATCTCGTGCGCCGCATCGTCCGCGTGAAGGGTGAGGAGGTGAAGCTCTCGCCGAAGGAATACGACATCCTGCGGCTTCTGGTGCAGCACGCCGGCAAGGTGCTGACCCACACCTACCTGATGCGCGAGGTCTGGGGCGCCGCCTACGACGTACAATATCTTCGCGTCTATGTGCGCCAGATCCGGCAGAAGATCGAGGAGATCCCGGAGCAGCCGGTCTATCTGAGGACGGAGACCGGCGTCGGCTACCGCCTGAGGGAGCCGGACTGA
- the trhA gene encoding PAQR family membrane homeostasis protein TrhA has protein sequence MIAQIVHRMRRLPSRAELMADDIIHIIGLSAGGAGAITAIVMAALGGRPIEIVGVSVYAVGLIAMLCCSAIYNMARSSPRRELLSRFDQAAIFLMIAGSYTPFTLVGLDGAWAFWLMATVWTGALFGAIAKFFRPRWFEPLTIPLYLALGWTVVVAIGPLAAALGTTTLVLLAVGGVLYTVGVIFHVWERLPFQNAVWHAFVLAAAAVHYAAVMGGVVLRPL, from the coding sequence ATGATCGCTCAGATCGTGCATCGCATGCGCCGTTTGCCGAGCCGTGCCGAACTGATGGCGGACGACATCATCCACATCATCGGCCTCTCGGCGGGCGGTGCGGGTGCGATCACCGCGATCGTCATGGCCGCACTCGGCGGCCGGCCCATCGAGATCGTCGGCGTCTCGGTCTATGCGGTCGGCCTGATCGCGATGCTGTGCTGCTCGGCCATCTACAACATGGCGCGGTCGAGCCCCCGGCGCGAACTGCTGTCGCGCTTCGACCAGGCCGCGATCTTCCTGATGATCGCCGGGAGCTACACGCCGTTCACCCTCGTCGGCCTCGACGGCGCATGGGCGTTCTGGCTGATGGCGACGGTGTGGACCGGCGCGCTGTTCGGCGCCATCGCCAAGTTCTTCCGTCCGCGCTGGTTCGAGCCGCTGACGATCCCGCTCTATCTCGCCCTCGGGTGGACCGTCGTGGTCGCCATCGGCCCGCTCGCGGCGGCGCTCGGGACGACGACGCTGGTCCTGCTCGCGGTCGGGGGCGTGCTTTACACGGTGGGCGTGATCTTCCACGTCTGGGAGCGGCTGCCGTTCCAGAACGCGGTGTGGCATGCCTTCGTGCTCGCGGCAGCGGCGGTGCACTACGCCGCCGTGATGGGCGGGGTCGTCCTGCGACCGCTGTAA